The following coding sequences lie in one uncultured Mailhella sp. genomic window:
- a CDS encoding ExbD/TolR family protein, with protein sequence MARKKGFVSEINVTPFVDVMMVLLIIFMVTAPMMDSGLDVDLPQAKQVDTLPSDSEHLVLTVREDGSLYLDTYEVPLEELEERLVTLVKDKDRALFLQADKAVPYGLVVDVMGRIKAAGIEKLGVVAMPSTESAAPAQSGSAQQRRR encoded by the coding sequence ATGGCCAGAAAAAAAGGCTTCGTTTCGGAAATCAACGTGACGCCCTTCGTGGACGTCATGATGGTTCTGCTCATCATTTTCATGGTCACGGCGCCCATGATGGATTCGGGACTCGACGTCGATCTTCCCCAGGCCAAACAGGTGGACACCCTGCCGTCCGATTCCGAACATCTGGTGCTCACCGTTCGTGAAGACGGCTCCCTCTATCTCGACACCTACGAAGTGCCCCTCGAAGAGCTGGAAGAACGTCTCGTCACCCTCGTGAAGGACAAGGATCGCGCGCTCTTCCTGCAGGCCGACAAGGCCGTGCCCTATGGTCTGGTGGTGGACGTCATGGGCCGCATCAAGGCCGCGGGCATCGAGAAGCTGGGCGTGGTCGCCATGCCCTCCACGGAAAGCGCTGCCCCTGCGCAGTCCGGCAGCGCCCAGCAGCGCCGCCGCTAG
- a CDS encoding TolC family protein has protein sequence MESAVERALRKNPDVESARFTLQAAESARKAARSDFGPTLDVNYSYSRYNKDRPSRYEPNVTTMTVQASQPLFTGFNLLNAYQKAALEEERQELQLQAQRLAVVADVQEAFISYLKAEASISSTRRSLERAQAQLNMAKTAWNIGLRPRLDVLQAETDLAQTEALLIKYENDRNVWLTRLNTLLDLPPDAPVDYRGDLELTPFKRTLEACLRQALECRPDLLMARKSVEMAFKDLGMTRSLFWPQVSAIVGWSTTGSHLDAAGSRYTKKDYSYGEIGLSVNWTLFSSGKRLYLTQQAQRQISALEAAVRSSINNCAYAVRSSLLSTQDAYRSVKVSQRAVVSARESYADAKMRYELQSGSYLDLLTAQSALSDAELAEISSRADCLIALSQLYETMGELHPDLQDQDNSPKDEETKKK, from the coding sequence ATGGAGAGCGCCGTCGAGCGGGCGCTGCGGAAAAATCCCGACGTGGAGAGCGCCCGCTTCACGCTTCAGGCGGCGGAATCCGCCCGCAAGGCGGCCCGCAGCGACTTCGGTCCCACGCTGGACGTCAACTACAGCTATTCGCGCTACAACAAGGACAGGCCTTCGCGCTACGAGCCCAACGTGACCACCATGACGGTGCAGGCCAGTCAGCCGCTGTTTACCGGATTCAATCTGCTCAACGCCTATCAGAAGGCCGCGCTGGAAGAGGAGCGACAGGAGCTTCAGCTGCAGGCGCAGCGGCTTGCCGTCGTCGCCGACGTGCAGGAGGCGTTCATTTCCTATCTTAAGGCGGAAGCGAGCATCAGCAGCACGCGGCGTTCGCTGGAAAGGGCGCAGGCGCAGCTTAACATGGCAAAGACCGCGTGGAACATCGGACTTCGTCCGCGGCTTGACGTGCTTCAGGCCGAAACCGATCTCGCGCAGACCGAAGCGCTGCTCATCAAGTATGAAAACGATCGCAACGTGTGGCTCACCAGACTGAACACGCTGCTGGATCTGCCCCCGGACGCGCCCGTGGACTATCGCGGCGATCTTGAACTGACGCCCTTCAAACGCACGCTGGAAGCGTGCCTGCGTCAGGCGCTGGAATGCCGCCCCGATCTGCTCATGGCCAGAAAGTCGGTGGAGATGGCCTTCAAGGATCTCGGCATGACCAGGAGTCTTTTCTGGCCGCAGGTGTCGGCGATCGTGGGCTGGTCCACCACGGGCAGTCATCTCGACGCCGCGGGCAGCCGGTACACCAAGAAGGATTATTCCTACGGGGAAATAGGCCTGTCCGTGAACTGGACGCTGTTTTCCAGCGGCAAGCGCTTGTATCTCACGCAGCAGGCGCAGCGGCAGATTTCCGCGCTGGAGGCGGCGGTGCGCTCTTCGATCAACAACTGCGCCTATGCGGTGCGTTCAAGTCTGCTGTCCACGCAGGACGCGTATCGTTCGGTGAAGGTGTCGCAGCGCGCCGTCGTCAGCGCCCGGGAGTCCTATGCGGACGCCAAAATGCGCTATGAACTGCAGTCCGGCTCCTACCTCGATCTGCTGACGGCGCAGTCCGCGCTTTCCGACGCGGAACTTGCGGAAATCTCTTCCCGCGCCGACTGCCTCATC
- the tolA gene encoding cell envelope integrity protein TolA: MRISSLFISILLHLTVLAFILYVPLRPPLDISRPVYQVSLVMGAPGGEKLPSPVLGARPPVTGKQVASTEAAAQPKAEPAPAPKPEEAPIAKPEPKPEPKPEPKPEPQKDPVQIPQQQKKPEPKPEPKPEPKPEPKIEKKPDPKAEKKPAPKPEKKTESKPQSSKTQSKSQSKSQNKSDSGKDALADALADARKQARSNTSGKGGGTSASRALADLEKQVGRTGVGGGGGEGDGPGGGGIYDVYVAQVILAVQPNWSMPTYSRNNMVVQVRIKLDKQGNVLDCHIERSSGRPEFDASAVNAIIRTKTLPPPPTPAQQDLVISFNSLQMMGR, translated from the coding sequence ATGCGAATAAGCAGTCTTTTTATATCCATACTGCTCCATCTGACAGTGCTGGCCTTCATACTGTACGTGCCGCTGCGTCCCCCGCTGGACATCTCGCGGCCCGTGTATCAGGTCAGCCTCGTGATGGGCGCTCCGGGCGGCGAAAAACTGCCCTCTCCCGTGCTGGGGGCGCGTCCCCCCGTTACCGGCAAACAGGTGGCTTCCACGGAAGCGGCCGCCCAGCCCAAGGCCGAGCCCGCCCCCGCGCCGAAGCCTGAAGAAGCTCCCATAGCCAAGCCCGAACCAAAACCCGAGCCGAAACCGGAACCCAAGCCCGAACCGCAGAAAGATCCGGTACAGATTCCGCAGCAGCAGAAAAAACCCGAACCCAAGCCTGAGCCCAAGCCGGAACCCAAACCCGAGCCGAAGATCGAGAAAAAACCTGATCCCAAGGCGGAAAAGAAACCCGCGCCCAAGCCCGAAAAGAAAACCGAATCCAAGCCGCAGAGCTCCAAGACGCAGAGCAAATCGCAAAGCAAGTCGCAGAACAAGAGCGACAGCGGCAAGGACGCCCTGGCCGACGCTCTGGCCGACGCCCGCAAGCAGGCCCGTTCCAACACCAGCGGCAAGGGCGGCGGAACCTCCGCGTCGCGCGCGCTGGCCGATCTGGAAAAGCAGGTCGGCAGAACCGGCGTGGGCGGTGGCGGCGGCGAAGGCGACGGCCCCGGTGGCGGCGGCATTTACGACGTGTACGTGGCCCAGGTCATTCTGGCCGTGCAGCCCAACTGGAGCATGCCCACCTACTCGCGCAACAACATGGTAGTGCAGGTGCGCATCAAGCTCGACAAGCAGGGCAACGTTCTCGACTGCCACATCGAACGTTCCTCCGGCAGACCCGAGTTCGACGCCTCCGCCGTCAACGCCATCATACGCACCAAAACCCTGCCCCCGCCGCCCACTCCGGCGCAGCAGGATCTCGTCATCAGCTTCAACTCTCTGCAGATGATGGGCCGCTGA
- the tolQ gene encoding protein TolQ: MDYNIFSVFASASLVAQLIMVILIALSILSWTVIISKIFTLSAAERKATAGILRFTDAPDLRQAVQSLGGDPSSPLYGVAQHGVREFNNGKEVGADESVVVETVRRALNQGVGLEIDRLHKHLSILATAANTAPFIGLFGTVWGIMTSFHAIGQMKSASLATVAPGISEALIATAIGLGVAVPATIAYNMFLGKLDSIETRLINFAGIFLNRVQREVNVHHFRGNDR; this comes from the coding sequence ATGGACTACAACATCTTTTCCGTCTTTGCCAGCGCAAGTCTCGTCGCCCAGCTCATCATGGTCATACTCATTGCGCTCTCCATCCTCAGCTGGACCGTCATCATAAGCAAGATCTTCACGCTTTCCGCGGCCGAACGCAAGGCTACGGCGGGCATCCTCCGCTTCACCGACGCTCCCGATCTGCGTCAGGCCGTGCAGAGCCTCGGCGGCGATCCCTCCTCTCCGCTCTACGGCGTGGCACAGCACGGCGTGCGCGAATTCAACAACGGCAAGGAAGTCGGCGCCGACGAAAGCGTCGTGGTCGAAACCGTGCGCCGCGCGCTCAATCAGGGCGTCGGTCTGGAAATCGACCGCCTGCACAAGCATCTTTCCATCCTCGCCACGGCCGCCAACACCGCGCCGTTCATCGGTCTGTTCGGCACGGTCTGGGGCATCATGACCTCGTTCCACGCCATCGGCCAGATGAAGTCCGCCTCCCTCGCCACCGTGGCTCCCGGCATTTCCGAAGCCCTCATCGCCACGGCCATCGGCCTCGGCGTGGCCGTGCCCGCCACCATCGCCTACAACATGTTTCTCGGCAAGCTCGACAGCATCGAAACCCGCCTCATCAACTTCGCGGGCATCTTTCTGAACCGCGTGCAGCGCGAAGTCAACGTTCACCACTTCCGCGGCAACGACAGGTAG
- a CDS encoding TonB family protein — MNIRHALPRLAFRRAASVPSREARVPAGKTALLAASALILLAAPSTAPAFSAAADSIGGYSTQVLSQILRVWRQPEGARGTAVMELRIDPSGHVTDCAILQASASPGADASVCTAAHNAAPYPFPPFNAEARVSLAMAYGPGDGSASNAPAPSYAEMLRQAIAPHIIMPHGLSGSWTTVVQLDVWADGTVRDCRISRPSGNAEVDAAVMAAVRTPGVIPVPPEHAEQRVTLSFTLSASR; from the coding sequence ATGAACATTCGTCACGCTCTGCCCCGTCTCGCGTTCCGCCGCGCGGCGTCCGTCCCTTCCCGCGAGGCCCGCGTCCCGGCCGGGAAAACGGCCCTTCTTGCGGCCTCTGCGCTCATCCTTCTTGCCGCGCCCTCCACGGCTCCGGCCTTCAGCGCCGCAGCCGACAGCATCGGCGGCTACAGCACCCAGGTGCTCAGTCAGATTCTGCGCGTCTGGCGTCAGCCCGAGGGCGCCCGCGGCACGGCCGTGATGGAACTTCGCATCGATCCCTCGGGTCACGTGACCGACTGCGCGATCCTCCAGGCTTCCGCGAGCCCTGGCGCCGACGCCTCCGTATGCACGGCCGCGCACAACGCCGCGCCCTACCCCTTCCCGCCCTTCAACGCGGAAGCCCGCGTGTCGCTGGCCATGGCCTACGGCCCCGGCGACGGCTCCGCAAGCAACGCTCCCGCGCCGAGCTACGCCGAAATGCTGCGTCAGGCCATAGCTCCGCACATTATTATGCCTCACGGCCTTTCCGGCTCCTGGACAACTGTGGTACAACTGGACGTCTGGGCCGACGGAACCGTGCGCGACTGCCGGATAAGCCGTCCGTCCGGCAACGCCGAGGTCGACGCCGCCGTCATGGCCGCCGTGCGCACTCCCGGCGTCATTCCCGTGCCTCCGGAGCACGCGGAACAGAGAGTCACCCTTTCGTTCACCCTCAGCGCCAGCCGATAG